From Quercus lobata isolate SW786 chromosome 1, ValleyOak3.0 Primary Assembly, whole genome shotgun sequence, one genomic window encodes:
- the LOC115994850 gene encoding LOW QUALITY PROTEIN: uncharacterized protein LOC115994850 (The sequence of the model RefSeq protein was modified relative to this genomic sequence to represent the inferred CDS: inserted 1 base in 1 codon; substituted 1 base at 1 genomic stop codon), which yields MSLLVWNCRGLGNLRTENELVTLIRAKDPFVVFIAETWADDARLDRTLSKINFDQKWVVSRVNRSGGLVLFWKNSVNLIVVDSHRYYIDTIINGNSKNEWRFTGFYGEPETSRRIEAWNKLRREHNQMQLFRDVIDECGFMDLGFVGSKFTWARHFDDGHSVRLRLDRCLATNSWFHKFPGTRVHHLQSMSSDHSALWVNLLGLEEPSRKKCFRFEEMWLSEPSCGETIEETWNNTCDPNPGLAILKKVAQCEHELTRWSKHNFGHVRRELAEKKKLLVVAENEAIVSGKNSRVRVLKAEINILLDREARMWCQRSRVLWLSKGDSNTAFFHSKATKRFRKNLIRGIKNARGEWLTEREEMGLELTTYYEELFSSSHPSLTVEALEKIPCLVTEEMNADLVRDFSELEVWEALNQMAPLKAPGPDGMPPLFYQHFWELMKFDVTTAILSWLNTGTLPDPINHTLITLVPKVDNPELVMELRPISLCNVLYKIYSKVLANRLKKFLPSLITEHQSAFAKDRLISDNIMVAFETLHHMKHHSSGRHGFMALKLDMSKAYDRVAWVYLEKLMERMGFCSRWIALVMSCVRTVTYSIMVNGEPMGMIHPKRGIRATYEDCNNILKLLAEYESLSGQKINKEKTAIFFSKSTSEEAKANIKNILQLQEVKSYEKYLGLPSFVGRGKKASFDYIKERVWRKLQGWESKLLSQVGREVLIKSVIQAIPSYAMGCFKLPIGLCEDIEAMIRRYWWGQRGDRRKIHWLHWSELTKSKMVGGMGFRDLAHFNDALLAKQAWCLMHNKDSLFYKVFKAKFFPHGSLIDAKESSFGSYAWKSILRDHDVVLEGACWRVGNGKSIKIWQHYWLPRKHPTMVASLMVESMEEATVDCLIDEGTHTWNADMVDGMFAPEEAEEIKNIPLTREAEDGSHMEARTDHEKGLWKKIWALACSTKVKNLVWRAYRNSLPSKSNLLRRTIITDQTCVRCRGEAEDVIHVVWSCKNLDCVWDKDTAWSFRNQTSFSSFSELMAWVFEHQWKPTLFAFTVWSIWTQRNQMRSQQPCCSLNLLSQFAAERYSEYQAILPPSSPSRPRMRTRWKPPPLDVFKINFDGTVFAEENCPGVGVIICNREGLVLAVMIEKIPQLLQPIEIEARAATRALEFAREVGISVAILEGDSLLVIKALETKDVGLAPFGLLIQDAYSFIPAFSLLSYSHTKREGNLVAHDLAKLAVTIPNYVVWMEDVPSEVVDSYQADLARVEDRHGMFYQSLPSAFDSLYNIISKFKNVGLDVTDVVSLSGSHTIGLARCAAFNNRLFNFSATGLPDSSMDTNMLLQLQAVLCGNASSHGYSADPNLGNSTTPLDRDSTNDFXNHYFXNLLNGKALLSSDQVLLNSDETNRLVQKYSISINCFFVDFAKSMVKMGNISPLTGSRGEIRKNCRRVN from the exons ATGAGTCTACTAGTgtggaactgtcgtgggcttgggaacctgcGTACAGAAAATGAGCTCGTTACTTTGATACGGGCTAAAGATCCCTTTGTCGTGTTCATAGCCGAAACATGGGCAGATGATGCAAGGCTAGACCGTACGTTgagcaaaataaattttgatcaGAAGTGGGTGGTGTCGAGGGTTAACAGAAGTGGTGGCTTAGTGTTATTTTGGAAGAATTCTGTAAACCTTATTGTAGTAGATTCACACAGGTATTATATTGACACTATTATCAATGGGAATTCCAAGAATGAGTGGAGATTTACTGGCTTTTATGGGGAACCTGAGACCTCAAGGAGAATTGAAGCATGGAACAAATTGAG GAGGGAGCACAATCAAATGCAGTTATTTAGAGATGTGATTGATGAGTGTGGCTtcatggatttgggttttgtaggTTCAAAATTTACATGGGCAAGACACTTTGATGATGGACACTCTGTTAGACTAAGATTAGATCGGTGCCTGGCTACTAATTCCTGGTTTCATAAATTTCCGGGAACTAGAGTCCATCACCTTCAATCTATGTCATCGGATCATTCTGCACTTTGGGTAAATTTATTAGGATTGGAAGAGCCGAGTAGGAAGAAGTGCTTCAGGTTTGAGGAAATGTGGTTGTCTGAGCCCTCTTGTGGTGAAACTATTGAAGAAACTTGGAATAATACTTGTGATCCAAATCCAGGCTTAGCTATCTTGAAAAAGGTGGCTCAATGTGAACATGAATTAACTCGGTGGAGTAAGCATAACTTTGGTCATGTGAGAAGAGAATTAgcagagaagaagaaattgcTTGTGGTGGCTGAAAATGAAGCAATAGTCAGTGGGAAAAACTCTCGGGTTAGGGTTCTCAAGGCTGAAATTAATATCCTTCTAGATAGAGAAGCTAGAATGTGGTGCCAAAGGTCACGAGTCTTATGGCTTAGTAAAGGCGATAGCAATACAGCTTTTTTCCATAGCAAGGCAACAAAAAGGTTCAGGAAGAATTTAATCAGGGGGATTAAAAATGCTAGAGGTGAGTGGTTAACTGAGAGGGAGGAAATGGGTTTGGAGCTGACAACCTACTATGAAGAGCTTTTCTCCTCTTCACATCCGAGCCTTACTGTGGAGGCTCTTGAGAAAATCCCTTGCTTGGTGACGGAAGAGATGAATGCAGACTTGGTGCGTGATTTTTCAGAATTGGAAGTGTGGGAAGCTTTAAATCAAATGGCACCTTTAAAGGCTCCGGGTCCGGATGGAATGCCTCCACTCTTCTATCAGCATTTTTGGGAGCTTATGAAGTTTGATGTAACCACTGCCATCCTCTCTTGGTTAAATACAGGTACTTTACCCGACCCTATAAACCATACTCTTATTACTCTTGTGCCAAAAGTTGATAACCCTGAACTTGTGATGGAGCTTCGACCTATTAGTCTATGCAATGTTCTCTACAAAATATATTCCAAGGTCCTAGCTAATAGACTAAAGAAATTCCTTCCATCCCTAATCACTGAACACCAATCTGCTTTTGCTAAAGATCGCCTAATTTCAGATAATATTATGGTTGCCTTTGAAACCCTCCATCATATGAAGCATCATAGCTCGGGTAGACATGGTTTTATGGCCTTAAAACTAGATATGAGTAAGGCATATGATAGGGTTGCATGGGTTTATTTGGAGAAACTTATGGAGAGAATGGGATTTTGCTCTAGGTGGATTGCTCTTGTCATGAGTTGTGTTAGAACGGTGACATATTCCATTATGGTTAATGGTGAACCCATGGGAATGATTCATCCCAAACGTGGTATAAG GGCAACTTATGAGGAttgtaataatattttgaagTTGCTTGCTGAATATGAGTCGTTGTCGGGGCAAAAGATCAACAAAGAAAAGACTGCAATTTTCTTTAGCAAGTCTACATCGGAAGAAGCAAAAGcaaatatcaaaaatattcTCCAACTTCAAGAAGTTAAATCCTACGAGAAGTATTTAGGGCTGCCATCTTTTGTGGGTAGGGGAAAAAAGGCGAGTTTtgattatataaaagaaagggTATGGAGGAAGCTTCAAGGATGGGAGAGCAAGTTGTTATCACAAGTCGGTAGAGAGGTACTCATTAAATCTGTTATCCAAGCTATTCCTTCCTATGCCATGGGTTGCTTCAAACTTCCCATTGGGCTTTGTGAGGATATTGAGGCTATGATAAGAAGATATTGGTGGGGCCAAAGGGGGGATCGTAGGAAAATTCATTGGCTCCATTGGAGTGAATTAACGAAATCTAAAATGGTAGGAGGAATGGGCTTCCGTGACTTGGCTCATTTTAATGATGCTCTCCTAGCTAAGCAAGCGTGGTGTCTTATGCACAATAAGGACTCTCTCTTTTACAAGGTGTTTAAGGCGAAGTTTTTTCCTCATGGCTCTCTAATTGATGCAAAAGAATCCTCTTTCGGATCGTATGCTTGGAAAAGCATCTTGAGGGATCATGACGTGGTCCTAGAAGGAGCTTGTTGGAGGGTAGGCAATGGGAAATCTATCAAAATCTGGCAACATTATTGGTTGCCACGAAAACACCCAACTATGGTAGCATCCCTGATGGTGGAATCTATGGAGGAAGCTACTGTGGATTGTTTGATAGATGAAGGGACACACACATGGAATGCTGACATGGTGGATGGAATGTTTGCACCGGAAGAAGCAGAAGAAATTAAGAACATTCCATTGACCCGG GAAGCAGAGGATGGTTCTCACATGGAGGCTCGGACTGATCATGAAAAAGGCTTATGGAAGAAAATCTGGGCTCTGGCATGTTCGACTAAGGTGAAGAATCTAGTTTGGAGAGCTTACCGTAACTCCCTTCCATCAAAGAGCAATCTTTTGCGTAGAACTATTATCACGGATCAGACTTGTGTCCGTTGTCGAGGTGAAGCGGAAGACGTGATTCATGTAGTATGGAGTTGTAAAAACCTGGATTGTGTGTGGGATAAGGATACCGCATGGAGTTTTCGGAACCAGACTTCTTTTTCCAGCTTCAGTGAATTGATGGCTTGGGTATTTGAGCATCAATGGAAGCCAACTCTCTTTGCTTTCACGGTGTGGTCCATTTGGACTCAAAGGAACCAAATGCGCTCTCAACAACCATGTTGCTCCCTGAACCTTCTTTCTCAATTTGCAGCTGAGAGATATTCAGAATACCAAGCTATCTTACCGCCATCTTCACCTAGTAGACCACGCATGAGAACACGTTGGAAGCCACCTCCATTGGACgtcttcaaaattaattttgatggaaCCGTTTTTGCCGAAGAAAATTGTCCAGGGGTGGGAGTTATTATCTGTAATAGAGAAGGCTTGGTGCTTGCAGTCATGATAGAAAAAATTCCCCAGCTCCTCCAGCCAATTGAAATTGAGGCCAGGGCAGCCACAAGGGCTCTTGAGTTTGCTAGGGAGGTGGGCATCTCAGTAGCTATTCTTGAGGGAGATTCTTTGCTGGTGATTAAGGCGTTAGAAACCAAGGACGTTGGACTTGCTCCATTTGGTCTTTTGATTCAGGATGCTTACAGTTTTATTCCAGCTTTTTCTTTATTGTCTTATTCTCATACAAAGAGAGAGGGCAACCTAGTAGCACATGATTTGGCGAAGTTAGCTGTTACTATCCCAAATTATGTAgtatggatggaagatgttccaTCGGAAGTTGTTGATTCATATCAGGCTGATTTGGCCAG AGTGGAGGACCGACATGGAATGTTTT ATCAATCACTTCCTTCTGCATTTGACTCACTGTATAATATCATTTCCAAGTTCAAAAATGTAGGCCTCGATGTAACTGATGTGGTGTCCTTATCAG GTTCTCATACAATAGGACTAGCTAGGTGTGCTGCCTTCAACAATAGGTTGTTCAACTTCTCAGCAACTGGCCTTCCAGACAGTTCTATGGATACAAATATGCTGTTACAGTTGCAAGCAGTACTGTGCGGAAACGCTAGTAGCCATGGCTATAGTGCTGACCCAAACTTGGGAAACTCTACAACACCCCTAGATCGAGACTCAACTAATGATT GTAACCATTACTTTTAGAACTTGCTCAATGGAAAGGCCCTACTTAGTTCCGACCAAGTTTTATTGAATAGTGATGAAACTAATCGTTTGGTTCAAAAGTATAGCATTAGTATTAATTGTTTCTTTGTGGACTTTGCCAAGTCCATGGTCAAGATGGGGAATATAAGTCCACTTACTGGGTCCCGTGGAGAGATACGCAAGAACTGCAGGAGAGTGAATTGA